Proteins encoded together in one Labeo rohita strain BAU-BD-2019 chromosome 21, IGBB_LRoh.1.0, whole genome shotgun sequence window:
- the casp21 gene encoding caspase 21, apoptosis-related cysteine peptidase — translation MSSHGSEDHNAVKVPCVFEPYKKHKSIGKCLIISNEHFRSPQWHRQGCSVDENLLSTTFKSLGFHVQVEKDLSANEMIGALRKVSKENHADNSCFVCVLMSHGEEGTILGSDERWIPVKTLTSLMTSDLCPSLCDKPKLFFLQACRGLEYDPGVEADSVGSPGEFFGISDVPEVDFLCCYSTVEGYYSWRNPERGSIFIHELCKMLMNCHLEISQILTRVNHYVANYFQSNTRDPDTNRKRQMPCFASRLTKDFYLHVPEKKKKFHF, via the exons ATGAGTTCCCACGGTTCCGAAGATCACAA TGCTGTCAAGGTGCCCTGTGTGTTTGAGCCTTATAAGAAGCACAAAAGCATAGGCAAATGTCTGATCATCAGTAATGAGCACTTCC GCTCACCACAATGGCATAGACAGGGCTGTTCAGTAGATGAAAACTTACTGTCGACCACGTTCAAGTCCCTTGGTTTTCATGTACAGGTGGAGAAGGACCTGTCAGCTAATGAAATGATTGGTGCACTGAGGAAAG TTTCTAAGGAGAACCACGCAGACAATTCCTGCTTTGTGTGTGTACTGATGAGCCATGGAGAGGAAGGAACAATCCTCGGATCGGATGAGCGCTGGATCCCTGTCAAAACTCTGACCTCTCtcatgacctctgacctctgccCTAGTCTGTGTGACAAGCCAAAACTATTCTTCCTACAG GCTTGCAGGGGGCTGGAATATGACCCTGGTGTTGAGGCAGACAGTGTAGGATCACCAGGGGAATTTTTTGGAATATCTGACGTTCCCGAGGTGGATTTTCTTTGCTGTTATTCCACAGTGGAAG GGTACTACTCTTGGAGAAATCCAGAAAGAGGCTCTATATTTATCCATGAACTTTGCAAGATGTTGATGAACTGTCACCTAGAGATAAGTCAGATTCTGACAAGAGTAAATCATTATGTGGCCAATTACTTCCAGTCTAACACCAGAGACCCGGATACAAATAGAAAGAGACAAATGCCGTGCTTTGCCTCCAGACTGACCAAGGATTTTTACCTTCACGTGccagagaagaaaaagaaatttcatttttaa